A segment of the Desulfonauticus submarinus genome:
TAATTTTGTTCAAGAAAATAAAGCACTTAAGCAAGAGTTAGTTGTTCTTAAAAAGCAAATTAAAGATCTTAAAGTTCAATTAGAAAAAACTTCTACACCCGTTAGAGCTACTCAGGCTAATTTATGGGCAGAAGTGGAGAGTTTGCGGGTTCAGGTGGCATCTTTAAGTGGAAAAATAGATACAATTTTACGAGAGCAAGCAGCAACACAAAATGCTACTAATAACGCTACTAAGAGCGTTGATGAGCTTACTCATAAAGTAGAGGCTCTTGAAGGTAAGTTGACTGCATTAAGTAGTAGATTAGGTATAGATTTGGAAGAAAGCCTAGATAAACCTCAAGATCAGGCAATAAAGAAAAAGCCTATTATAGAACCAGATAATCCAGAGGATCTTTATAAAAAAGCTTTAGATTCTTTTTATAAAAGAAAATATGATCTTGCTCAGACTTTGTGGGATGAGTTTGTTCGAGAATATCCTAAGCATAAATTAGTTCCTAACGCATATTTTTGGCAAGGAGAATGTTTTTTTCAAATGGAAGACTATAAACGAGCAATTTTAGCTTATCAAAAAGTAATAGAAAGATTTCCAAAGTCGAGTAAAATAGCGCCTTCTCTCTTAAAACAGGCTATTTCTTTTGCAAAAATAAAGAAAAATAAGGCGGCTATTTTATTGTTAAAAGATGTTATAAAAAAATTTCCAAAAACTATAGAAGCTAGGCGAGCCAAGGCATTTTTAAGTAAATTGGAAGGAGCTAAGTAGATGAATAAAAAATATCCCTCTAAAATTATTGCTTTACATTTTGCCTCAGGTGTATCCCGACAACCTATGATGTGTAATTTAGCAAGAAAATTTGATTTAACGTTTAATATTTTAAAAGCCAGGATTACTCCAAAAGAAGAAGGACATATGATTATTGAGCTCACGGGTCCAGAAGAGGATTTTCAAAAAGGTCTTTCTTATTTACAAGAAAATGGTGTTTCTATTCAAGAAGTAGCTCAAAATATCGCTAGAGATGAAAATTTGTGTATGCATTGTGGAATTTGTTTAAGTTTGTGTCTTACTGGTGCTTTATCTTTAAATCCAAAAACTAGGCTTATAGAGTTTAATCCTGAAAAGTGCACTGCATGTGGAAGATGCACAAAAATTTGTCCTGTGAAGGCCATGCAGGTCCAAATTGACACTAATGGTGAATAATCGTATATAGGATAGTAGTATGGACATTTATGAGAAAGAGAAGATGTTGTTATGAACCAAGAGAGTAGAACTTTTTCTAGGGTTAAAACCCGTTTGAAGATGTATTTTAGGCCAACTTCTAAAGATGCAAGGCCATTGTTTTTAGGGTGCGTTGGTTGTGAGAGTCAATCCACAGGATTTGAAGACTTCCATTCTCCCCACCTTCCAAAAGAGTTTTTTGATTTTTTGCTTAACTTAGACAATAAGCTAAATATGATTTTAAATTTTTTAAGCCAAAAAACTTTAAGTCAGGAATATCCATACCAAGGAGAAGTTATTGAAATAAGTGGGGCAGGTTTTAAATTTATTTCCTCTACTCCTGTGAAGGTCGGAGATTTTATAGAAGCAGCTGTTGCGTTGTCTTCTGTGCCTCCTGTATTGATAGGCGTGGTAGGTGAAGTTATTCGAGAAGAAATTATTCATGATCAAAAAATATATGCTTTTAAATATGTTCACATTAGGGAATCTGATAGAGAACAAATCGTACAATTTGTTTTTAAAGAACAAAGGGAGATTCTACGTGAACAACGGCTTTAATTTAGATTCGCTAGAAGAGATTAACAAGTTGGTTTTTTTATATCTTCAAGCTAGAGGAGGGAAGAGCTTTCCAGGATTTATTCACAATTTGAATAATTATTTGCATCTTTTAAAGATGCAGCACTCTCTTTTAGAAAAAAAGATTCAAAAAGAAACATTAGAAGATATTCCTGTGTATTTTGAGCGCTTTGCTCAAGCTTTTAGCGGAGTAGATAGATTAGTTAGCTTAGCTGGTGAAAGAGATTTTTATTTAAGTAAAGAAATAGAACGTTTTAGTATAAATAGTTTTATAGAGTGGTTTAAAGATTTTTGGGTTAATGATTTGTTTTTTAAACATCAGATAAAATTAAATATTTGTTTAAATATAGATTCTCCTTTGCAACTTGCACCTTATATTTTAACTTTTTGTTTGGAAGAAGGGCTGTTTAATATATTAGAAGAATTACAGGACAAAGAAGGAACCTTTGATCTTTCTTTAAATGTGAATAAAGTAGAACAAGATATAATATTTGAGCTTATCTCTCCTACTGTATTAAAGGTAAAGAATCCCTTTGATCCTTTTGTTTCCACTAAGAAAAAACATTTAGGCTTAGGTCTTTTTTTAGGGGCTAAACTACTTTCTACTTGTAAAGGGAGTTTAGATTTATTTGCTAAAAATGACTTAACTATTTATCAAATAATTATTCCTATAAAAAATTAGGAGGCACTTTTTGAAAGACTTAAGTCAAGAAATATTGGATAATTTGAGCTCTAAGTTGGAAGTATCTTTAAAAGATGTTATAGCAGAGGTTTTAGAAAAGGAGGTTAGCAAAGCCTTAGCTAAGACCTTAATGGAAAGTGAATTTTATCGAAATTTAAGTGAGGAACTTCGTTCAGGTTTAAAAAATATTTATAGTAATATTGAGGAAACAAAAAAAACAGGTCTTTCTCAAAAAGAAACAGAATATTTATTAAATGAAACTTCTGATCAACTTGATGCTATTTTACGAACCACTGAGCAAGCCACAATGGAAATAATGGGCTTAGTGGAAAAACATTTAGATCAGATGCCTCAAATAGAGGAGATTTGTCAGAGAGTAAAGAAAGGTCAGGTTTGTCCAGAAGATGGGTTTACTCTTTTGGCTTGGCAAAAAAGCTTAAATCAAGACCTTTTATCTATTATGACTAGTCTTAGTTTTCAGGATTTGACAGGGCAACGAATTAAAAAGATTATTGATGCCTTACGTCAAATAGAAGAACAAGTGTTTCAACTTTATGTATCTTCTAGTCTTAGTTTAAAAGTAAAAGAAAAAAATCCTGATAAAGATTTTGAAGAAATAAAACAAGAAGCCCAAGCTAAAATGTCGGAATTAAAAGGACCTCAAGAAAAGGTAAAGCAGGAAGATGTAGATGAACTCTTAGCTGAGCTGGGGTTGTAGGTTTCTACTATCTATCGGTCTTTCTCATTTCTATTATTTTTTAATATCTGGCTCAAAAAATATCCATTTTACTTGAGGGAAATGTTTTTTTAATATTTGTTCGCATTGATTAATATCATTAACTAGTTCTAGTGCTGATTTTTTTAAATTCATTTTTGCTTTGACAGCCACCATAACATTAGGTCCTAGTTGAAGAGTAATAAGATTTAAAACTTGTTTTATTTCAGGTTGTTTTTCCAAAAGCTCAATTATTTTTTCTTTTATTTCTGGTTCTACTCCTTGTCCTATTAGTAGTTCGTAAACTTCACTTCCAATTGCTAAGGCGATTACAATAAGTAAAATCCCTATCAAAATACTTCCTAAGGCATCATAAAAAGGATTTTGGGTAATGATACTTAAAACTATAGCTAAAAATGCAAATGTTAAACCTATAATTGCTGCACTATCTTCTCCAAATACTACCAGGAGTTCGCTTTGACGTGTTTTTTTAAACCAGGTCAATAGAGTTTGATTTTTACGTACTTTATTGATTTCTTTAAGGCATCCAATAAGAGATATGCCCTCTGCTAAAAGTGAGAATAGAAGCACTCCTAGAGCTAAAAATGGGTAAGAAATTGTTTTTGGATGTTTTAGTTTATAAAAGCCTTCGTAAATAGAAAACATTCCTCCCATAGAAAATAAAAGCAAAGCAACAATAAAAGACCAAAAAAAGATCGCTTTACCGTGCCCTAAAGGATGTTTTGGAGTAGGAGGGCGACGTGATAACTTTAATCCCCATAAAAGCAAGAGTTGATTTCCTGTATCTGCTAAGGAATGGATAGCTTCTGCAAGTAATGATCCTGAACCAGTAAAGAGTGCTGCTCCTAGTTTGGCAATAAAAATTGCTAAATTTGCTCCTAAGGCAAAAAAAATGGATTTTAAAGAATTGGGTTTGGGCATGACTCGTTTGTAATGGTGTTATGTTAATTACCTATTTTAATGAATTTAGCGCCAAAAAAATATTCTTTTTCTGTTTGGAAATTTGGTTTAATTATGCATTCTAATTTAACTTTAGAGGAATATTTTTCAAGTAAAAAATTTACTTGTTCCTCATTTTCTTTTTTGGTGACTGTGCAAGTAAGATATAAAAGCACTCCTCCTTTAGGAAGTACTTGAAAAGTATTGGAGAGGAGTTTTTGTTGAATAGCGGATAATTGCTTAATATCTTTTAAACTGCGTTTCCATTTTATGTCAGGACGTTTTGCTAAAACTCCAAGCCCAGAACAAGGTGCATCTAATAAGATAGTTGTTACTTTTTTAAAAGGAGGTTGTTTGGCATCTGCTCTAAAGATTTTTGGTTTAAGATTCCAAACATGAAGTTGTTGTTTTAAAAAGAGTAGTCTTTTTAGATTAATATCACTAGCAAAAGGCTTAAACCCAAGCCTATAAAGAACAAAAGATTTGCCCCCACTTCCAGCACATGCATCCCAAATAGGTTCTTTTATTTGGGAGATTAATTTTAAAAGTATTTGTTGGCTAGCAAGACTTTGGGGATAATAAGGAATATTATTTTTTTTAAAAAAGGAGAAAATTTTTTCTTCCCACTTGGGTTTTATACTAAATCCACAAGGTGTTTCTTGTAAAATCCCTGGTTTTAGCTCTTTAGGAATGGTTATAGGTTTTAAGAGTAAAAGGGATGTTGGAGGTCGTTTAAGAGAAGATTTTAAGAAATTCTCCACATCGGTTTTGTTTTGTTCTTTTAAAAGCAGTTCTACTATCCAAAAAGGCATTGAGTATTTTCTAGACAAAAATGTAGCCAGGGATGGATTGTCTTGTTTAAAGATAGTATCTGTTAGATCTATTTGTGTGCATTTTCTTAAAACTGCATTTACTAATCCGCCAAGTTTGGCATTATATTTGTTTTTAATAAGGTTTACACTCCAAGATAAAGTGGCATAGGCTGGGATTTTAGATAAATAATAAAGTTCATAACAACTTAAGCCCAACACAATTTTTATATCCAAGGGAAGTTTATTCCATTTAGGTAAAAATAAAGTCTTTAAGAGATATTCTAATTGTCTTTTATATCGAAAATATCCATAGCAGAGTTCTGTAAGTAATGCTTTGTCTTGTTGATTTTCTAATTGGTTTAGGGATTGATTAAGTACAGCTTGTAAATCTTGGCCATTGAGAGTTTTTTTTACTATTTGTAATGATGTTGATCTAATAGGATCAATTTTTTGTTTTTTCATTTTTGGATTACAAAGTGTCCCAAAGCTTTTTCTACTTGCTCAATAGGTACTAGAGTATCTAGGCAAGGCCCTTTAGGTCGTTGGTTTAAAATTCCATAGACAGGTAGCGGATAGGTATCTTGTATTCCACTGGCTAGGTCTCGTTCACAAGCTACAGCGATAATCATTTTAGGTCTTGTCTGGACTACAATGCGTCTAGCAATAGTACCTCCAGTGGCTATGGCCATATGTACTCCAAATTTTTTATGTAATTTAATAAGGTCAGCAATAGGGCATTTTCCACATAGTTTGCAGTTGTAGATATTGTAAGTAAGGCGTCTTGAACATCGACTATTTTGTAAACAATGAGGTAAAAGAAGCAGTACTTCATTTGGAGAATATTTTTTATATTCACTTAAGACTAGTTCGTTATTTACTTTAATAAAAGATGCTCGTACTTTTTGTTTTGAGATGTCAAAAAGTTTCCCTACTAAAACCATAAGAGGTAGGAAAAATTTAATAGTAAGCCCTCTAATTTTGTGGGCAAATAAAATATTTCGTTTCCAAAGAATACTTAATACTAATCCTAATGATGACCACGCAATAAATAAAATAAGCACAATAATAATAAAGCCTAGAATATAAGGAGCAAAAGGATGGATGGACTTTAAGCCTATGTAAGGAATAAGCCAAAGTAGAATTAAAAACAGAGAGAGTAAAACAGAGGTAAGCGTAATTAAACCAATAAATAATCGTTTTTTAGCCGGAATGGAGTCAGATATTTCTTCTAAAAGAGATTTATATTTGTTCACTTTTTTGGTGCTGTTTTACATTTACTTAAAAATCCACAGAAAAATGCCGTAGCATCCATTATTTTACTATTTGCAGGTTTTAATTTTGATACTAAATAAAATCTGTCTTTACAAACAAAAAAAAGAGTATTGTCTTCTATTTTAGCAATTTGACCTGGTTTAAAGTTGTGATTTTTAGGTAGCTGGTCGCCTACTTTTCCTGGGAAAAGTTGTACTTGAATATTTTTCCCATCTGCTTTGGTAAAATAAAAAAAAGCTCCAGGCCAGGGATAGAGCCCACGAATTTGATTGTGAACCTCTAGGGCTGATTTGTTAAAGTCTATTAATCCTTCTTCTTTACAAAGTTTTGGAGCATAAGAGGCTCTTTCTTCTGGTTGAGGAAGAGGGGTTAATTTTCCTTGGCTCATTTTGGTAAGAGCTTCTACAATGAGCTCTCCGCCTAAGTTAGCCAATTCATCATGGAGAGAAGCAGCAGTATCATCAATTCCAATGGCAAGGGCTCTTTGCAGTAAAATTGGCCCTGTATCCATGCCTTCATCCATAAGCATAATAGTAATTCCTGTTACTTTTTCGCCATTTAAGATAGCTCTTTGAATGGGAGCCGCTCCTCTATATTTAGGCAATAATGATGCGTGTACGTTTAAAGGAGCTATTTTGGGAATTTCTAAAACACTTTTAGGTAGAATAAGTCCATATGCAGCTACAACTAAAAAATCTGGATCTAAAGACTTTAAGGTTTCTATAGCTGCTGGCTCTTTAAAAGTTTTAGGTTGAAAAATAGGTAGGCCGTGTTTTTGGGCTAGTTCCTTTACAGGGCTACACTTTATTTTTCTACCTCGTCCACATGGTCTATCAGGTTGGGTATATATTCCAACAATATCTCCTTGCGGCCATTTTAAGATATATTTTAAAATAGTAGCCGCAAACTCAGGAGTGCCCATGAAAACTATTTTTTTCTTTGTTTGAGCCATTTTTTTAGCCTTTTATCATAAAGATTACGTTTTAGCCTGCTGATGCGATCAATAAACAAGATTCCTTCTAAGTGATCTATTTCGTGTTGGAGACAAATCGCCAGTAATTCTTCAGCTTCTAACTCTATTTTTTCTTTGTCTAAATTTGTAGCAACTACTTTTACCTTGGCTGCTCTTTTAACTTTTGCTCTATAACCAATAACACTTAAACATCCTTCTTCGCTTTCTATTTCACCTTCTCGATAGATAATTTCAGGATTAATCAAGGTTAAAAGAGATTCTCTTTTTTTAGGTCCAGAGATGTCCACAGTTATTAAGCGAATATTTTGGCCTATCTGGGGAGCAGCTAAACCAATTCCGTCATTTTCATACATGGTAAGGGCCATATTTTGGGCCAATGTTTTTATTTCTTCATCTATGGTTTCAATGGGTATAGATTTGCGGGTCAAAATTTCATTAGGATAGGTAATAATTTTTAAAACTTCGCTCATTATCTTTTAAACCTCTTTTAACACTATTGTTTTGTGAGAAAATTTGTAACATGCTTAGCTTATTTTTTTTCTTTTACTTTAAGCCCCAACTCTCTTAATTGTCTTGAGCTTACTTTTGACGGAGCTTCTGTTAGTAAACAAGTTGCTTTCTGAGTTTTTGGAAAAGCAATAACATCTCTAATTGATTTTGCCTTTGTCATAAGCATAATAATACGATCAAAACCAAAGGCAATACCTCCATGAGGAGGAGTCCCATATTTTAAGGCTTCAAGTAAAAAACCAAATTTTTCTTCTGCTTCTTGGGAATCAATGCCAAGTACTTTAAACATTTTATTTTGAAGGTCTTGAGTATGAATACGAATAGAGCCACCGCCAATTTCATGACCGTTTAAAACTAGATCATAGGCTCTGGCGAGGACCTTTTCAGGTTCTTTTTCAAGTAAAGCTAAATGTTCTGGTTTAGGTGCTGTAAATGGATGGTGTCTGGCTACCCAACGTTTTTCTTCTTCATCCCATTCTAGAAGAGGAAAATCAACAACCCAGGTAAAGGCATAAGTGTCTTTTGGAATTAGATTAAACATTTCAGCTAATTTTATTCTTAAATAACCTAGGGCTGTATTTACTATCTCAGGATTTCCTGCTTGGAAAAAGACAATATCCCCTACTTTTAGATCTAGAGCATTAGTTATTCCTTGTTTTTCTTCTTCACTTAAAAATTTAGCAATAGGAGATTGCCATTCATTATCCTTGATTTTTATCCAAGCCAGCCCACCAGCTCCATATATTTTCACTAATTCTGTTAAATCATCGATTTCTTTTCGGGATAATTTAGCTCCTTGGGGTAATTTTAAGGCCTTTACTAAAGAGGCTTGTTTAAATAATCTAAATTCAGAATTTTGAACAATATGGGTAATATCTTTTAACTTTAGATCAAATCTAATATCTGGCTTATCTAAACCATATTCTTCAATAGCTTGGGCATAACTTAGTCTTGGAAAAGGCAAGTTGACCTCTATATTTAGAATATCTTTAAATAGCTTGGCAATAAGTCCTTCTGCCATTTGAATTACATCTTCTTCTTCTACAAAAGACATTTCTATATCAATTTGAGTAAATTCTGGTTGTCTATCTGCTCGTAAGTCTTCGTCTCTAAAACATTTAACAATTTGGTAATACTTATCAAAACCAGAAAACATTAAGAGCTGTTTAAAAAGTTGTGGTGATTGTGGAAGTGCATAGAAACTTCCTTGGTTTAATCTACTTGGGACTAAAAAATCTCGAGCCCCTTCAGGAGTTGATTTAGTTAAAATGGGTGTTTCTATTTCTAAAAAACCACATTCATTGAGGTATGAACGGACGCTTTGGGCGGCTTTGCTGCGTGTAATAATATTTTTGGTCATATAAGGCCGTCTTAGGTCGAGATAGCGATATTTTAAACGAAGATTTTCCGAAACTTCTGCTCTGTCTTCAATAAGAAATGGAGGAGTTTTAGAATTGTTTAATATCTTAAAATCCTTAACAACAACTTCTATTTCTCCTGTTTTTAATTTTGGATTAATCATGTCCTTAGGCCGAGGTCTAACTAGACCTTTAATAGCAATAACATCTTCACTTCGTAAGATATGAGCTTTTTCTAAAGCATCTTTGTTTACTTCTGGAGCAAATACTACTTGAGTAAGGCCTTCTCTGTCTCGTAGATCAATAAAAATAAGTCCACCATGGTCTCTTCTAAATTGAACCCATCCCATAAGACAAACTTCTTGGCCATCATTTTGCAAAGTTAACTCTGCGCAGTGGTGGGTTCGTTTCCAACCGTTTAGTTCATCTAAAATAACTTTTCTTTGTGTTTCCATATTTATCCCCTTTTAAGCTATAGTGCGTAAAATTATATAATTAAGAAGAGTAATCTTAAAAATTAATGCCTAGAGCTTGTTCTATATCTTCTAGAGCAATGGTTTGTTGAAGACCTGTTTCCATGTTCTTTGCCTGAATTACTCCTGAGGATAATTCATCTTCCCCTAGAATAAGGCAAGTTTTAACCTCTTTTTTGTGAGCGTATCGTAGTTGGCTTTTTAGACTTTTAGCCTCAAAACTTACCTCGCCTTTAAAACCTTTATTTCTAAGTTTTTGGGCAAGTAAAATTGCCTGATTAAGGGCTTTATCAGAAAGCACAGCTAGAAAAAAATCTTGTTTAAAGTTGTTTTGTTTGTCTAGCAAAAGGGCAATACGCTCCATGCCACAGGCAAAACCTAGACCTGGAATATCAGGTCCACCTAAATTTTTAACTAACCCATCATATCTACCGCCCCCTGCAATAGCGCTTTGAGACCCTATATTAGGATTTTCTGCAATTATTTCAAAAGTGGTTCTTTGATAATAATCTAAACCTCGAACTAGGAGGTGGTTTAATGTATAATTGAGCCCAGCTTTATCTAAAATAGCAAGAACATCTTTAAAATGTTTTTGACATTCTAAACAGAGAGAGTCTATTATTTTTGGTGCAGACGCAACCATTTCTTTGCAGGTAGAGACCTTACAATCTAATACTCGTAAAGGATTGGTTTGTTTCCTTCGTTTACAATCAGCACATAACTTTGATTCATCAATATGTTGAAGAAAAGATAAAAGTTTTTGTTTAAACTGTGGCCTACATTTGGGACATCCCAAAGAATTTATTTCTAAATGAAAATTATCTAATTTGAGGGCAGTAAGATAATGCCATAACATAAGAATTAACTCACCATCAGCCTGAGGAGTAGTAGGCCCAAAAAATTCTACATCGATTTGATGAAATTGTCGCATGCGCCCTTTTTGAGGACGTTCATACCGAAACATAGGCCCAAGGGTAAAATATTTGGCTATACTTCCTTGGGAAGGGCCTGATTCGATAAAAGCTCTTACCATTCCTGCTGTTGCCTCTGGACGCAAAGTGAGACTTCTGCCCTTACGATCTTGGAAAGTATACATTTCTTTTTGAACAATGTCTGTTTCTCCGCCAATAGTTCTAGCAAAAAGCTCTGTTTTTTCTACAATAGGAATACGGACTTCATTACAGCCATAAGCACTAAAAACTTGTCTTGCTGTTTCTTCCATTTGCACATACACAGTGCTTTCAGGTGGAAATAGATCTGCAAAGCCTTTGATTTTAGTTATTTTGTTCATTTGTTTACCTTTAAGATTATAATAATTGCTTTGTATTAAATTTTTTCTTAAGAAACTGATTTTTGTAGTGCAAATAAGGTAGACTTGTCAAAGTTTTAAAGGGAGTGGATATGAAGGGTGAGTTAAAGGCTCTTGGTTTTGTAGGATATAAAAATTCAGGGAAGACTTCTTTAATTGTAGAAGTGGCTAAAACCTTAACAGCTCAAAAATATAAGGTAGTGATGGCAAAATTTTCTCATCATGACTTTGATCGTGAGGATACAGATACAAAGAAATTTAAAAAATGTGGGTGTATAAGCATAGGATTAAGTGAAAATGAAACGTTTATAAGTTGGCCTTTTTTTAAGTCCTTAACAGATATTTTGCCATTGTTAGACGCAGATGTTTTACTAGTAGAGGGCGGAAAAGATTTAGGATGGCTTCCGCGTATAGTTTTGCCTAAAGACGAAGAAGATTTTGATAAATTGGATAATGGTTTAGTGTTGGGTTATTATCACAATTCGCTTAAATTTAAGTATAAACAATTTAAAAATCCTGCAGAAGTAGCTTCTTTAGTTTTAGAAAAAGGTTTTGCTTTGCCTGGTTTAAACTGCGGAGCCTGTGGATTTGAAGATTGTTCTGGACTTGGAAAAGCTATTGTTCAAAACAAAGCAGATATTTCTTTTTGTAAGATATTAAATAATAGTGAGACTATCGTAAAAGTAGATAATAAGAGGATTTTACTAAATCCTTTTGTAGAACGAGTATTAAAAAATAATATTTTAGCTGTTTTAACAGAGTTAAAGGGTTTTAAAAAAGGCAAAATTGAGGTTAAATTTACAGTATAGATTTTATTTTTCCACCTTTATTTTCATATTTTTTTGTCTAATTAGAATTGTTAAATTAGTCGTTTTTTATTTTTGGTTAAGATTTTTTGAATCATTTCTTTAAGTCTAATTAAATATTTTCTTTTAATAAAATAATAAAAATATGAGAACATAAATTCCTTCCCGATTTGTATCTTTTGTTGACATAAAATAATTTTTTTCTTTAAGATAATAAAGACAAATTAATTTTTAGGAGGAGAGAGATGCGAGTATCCCTTAAAGTGAAATTATTGTTTTTGATTTTAGGCGGGGTGTTGTTTTCTGGGGTGATAAGCTTTGGAATTTTCGGCTATTATATAAAAGATATATCTCTCTCTTCTTTTCAGGATTCGATTCAGAAATATTTAAATCAATTTGACCGCAGTATTAATATATTTATTAACGAGTCCAAAGCCAATGTAGATGCTATTACTAAATTTTATTTAGTAAAAAAAATAGACGATAGTCTTACTTCTCATATAGATACCAATGAAGCTACCAAGACCATTCCGCGGGAAGATGATAAGTTAGGCCAGAAAATAGTTTTATTTATGAAAGCAATTCAACAAAGTCATCCTAATTATTTAGATGTGTATATAGGAACAAAGTATGGAGGATTTTTATTAGCTAGGGTAGATACTCTTCCTGCCCATTATGATCCGCGTAAAAGACCTTGGTATAAAGAAGCTGTCCAGCAAGCAGGAAAAATTATTATATCTAAAGCCTATACTTCTACTACAGGAGATGCAACCATAAGTATTGCCA
Coding sequences within it:
- a CDS encoding PilZ domain-containing protein — translated: MNQESRTFSRVKTRLKMYFRPTSKDARPLFLGCVGCESQSTGFEDFHSPHLPKEFFDFLLNLDNKLNMILNFLSQKTLSQEYPYQGEVIEISGAGFKFISSTPVKVGDFIEAAVALSSVPPVLIGVVGEVIREEIIHDQKIYAFKYVHIRESDREQIVQFVFKEQREILREQRL
- the aspS gene encoding aspartate--tRNA ligase, with the protein product METQRKVILDELNGWKRTHHCAELTLQNDGQEVCLMGWVQFRRDHGGLIFIDLRDREGLTQVVFAPEVNKDALEKAHILRSEDVIAIKGLVRPRPKDMINPKLKTGEIEVVVKDFKILNNSKTPPFLIEDRAEVSENLRLKYRYLDLRRPYMTKNIITRSKAAQSVRSYLNECGFLEIETPILTKSTPEGARDFLVPSRLNQGSFYALPQSPQLFKQLLMFSGFDKYYQIVKCFRDEDLRADRQPEFTQIDIEMSFVEEEDVIQMAEGLIAKLFKDILNIEVNLPFPRLSYAQAIEEYGLDKPDIRFDLKLKDITHIVQNSEFRLFKQASLVKALKLPQGAKLSRKEIDDLTELVKIYGAGGLAWIKIKDNEWQSPIAKFLSEEEKQGITNALDLKVGDIVFFQAGNPEIVNTALGYLRIKLAEMFNLIPKDTYAFTWVVDFPLLEWDEEEKRWVARHHPFTAPKPEHLALLEKEPEKVLARAYDLVLNGHEIGGGSIRIHTQDLQNKMFKVLGIDSQEAEEKFGFLLEALKYGTPPHGGIAFGFDRIIMLMTKAKSIRDVIAFPKTQKATCLLTEAPSKVSSRQLRELGLKVKEKK
- the ybgF gene encoding tol-pal system protein YbgF; this translates as MFLWGEKGQNAVRFWLYLSVVGIVCLGGCASKQDVDALRYEVYSTQSNFVQENKALKQELVVLKKQIKDLKVQLEKTSTPVRATQANLWAEVESLRVQVASLSGKIDTILREQAATQNATNNATKSVDELTHKVEALEGKLTALSSRLGIDLEESLDKPQDQAIKKKPIIEPDNPEDLYKKALDSFYKRKYDLAQTLWDEFVREYPKHKLVPNAYFWQGECFFQMEDYKRAILAYQKVIERFPKSSKIAPSLLKQAISFAKIKKNKAAILLLKDVIKKFPKTIEARRAKAFLSKLEGAK
- the fmt gene encoding methionyl-tRNA formyltransferase, with the protein product MAQTKKKIVFMGTPEFAATILKYILKWPQGDIVGIYTQPDRPCGRGRKIKCSPVKELAQKHGLPIFQPKTFKEPAAIETLKSLDPDFLVVAAYGLILPKSVLEIPKIAPLNVHASLLPKYRGAAPIQRAILNGEKVTGITIMLMDEGMDTGPILLQRALAIGIDDTAASLHDELANLGGELIVEALTKMSQGKLTPLPQPEERASYAPKLCKEEGLIDFNKSALEVHNQIRGLYPWPGAFFYFTKADGKNIQVQLFPGKVGDQLPKNHNFKPGQIAKIEDNTLFFVCKDRFYLVSKLKPANSKIMDATAFFCGFLSKCKTAPKK
- a CDS encoding NIL domain-containing protein — translated: MNKKYPSKIIALHFASGVSRQPMMCNLARKFDLTFNILKARITPKEEGHMIIELTGPEEDFQKGLSYLQENGVSIQEVAQNIARDENLCMHCGICLSLCLTGALSLNPKTRLIEFNPEKCTACGRCTKICPVKAMQVQIDTNGE
- a CDS encoding DUF116 domain-containing protein, with translation MNKYKSLLEEISDSIPAKKRLFIGLITLTSVLLSLFLILLWLIPYIGLKSIHPFAPYILGFIIIVLILFIAWSSLGLVLSILWKRNILFAHKIRGLTIKFFLPLMVLVGKLFDISKQKVRASFIKVNNELVLSEYKKYSPNEVLLLLPHCLQNSRCSRRLTYNIYNCKLCGKCPIADLIKLHKKFGVHMAIATGGTIARRIVVQTRPKMIIAVACERDLASGIQDTYPLPVYGILNQRPKGPCLDTLVPIEQVEKALGHFVIQK
- the def gene encoding peptide deformylase, with the translated sequence MSEVLKIITYPNEILTRKSIPIETIDEEIKTLAQNMALTMYENDGIGLAAPQIGQNIRLITVDISGPKKRESLLTLINPEIIYREGEIESEEGCLSVIGYRAKVKRAAKVKVVATNLDKEKIELEAEELLAICLQHEIDHLEGILFIDRISRLKRNLYDKRLKKWLKQRKK
- a CDS encoding transcription antitermination factor NusB, with protein sequence MKKQKIDPIRSTSLQIVKKTLNGQDLQAVLNQSLNQLENQQDKALLTELCYGYFRYKRQLEYLLKTLFLPKWNKLPLDIKIVLGLSCYELYYLSKIPAYATLSWSVNLIKNKYNAKLGGLVNAVLRKCTQIDLTDTIFKQDNPSLATFLSRKYSMPFWIVELLLKEQNKTDVENFLKSSLKRPPTSLLLLKPITIPKELKPGILQETPCGFSIKPKWEEKIFSFFKKNNIPYYPQSLASQQILLKLISQIKEPIWDACAGSGGKSFVLYRLGFKPFASDINLKRLLFLKQQLHVWNLKPKIFRADAKQPPFKKVTTILLDAPCSGLGVLAKRPDIKWKRSLKDIKQLSAIQQKLLSNTFQVLPKGGVLLYLTCTVTKKENEEQVNFLLEKYSSKVKLECIIKPNFQTEKEYFFGAKFIKIGN
- a CDS encoding protein phosphatase CheZ, with amino-acid sequence MKDLSQEILDNLSSKLEVSLKDVIAEVLEKEVSKALAKTLMESEFYRNLSEELRSGLKNIYSNIEETKKTGLSQKETEYLLNETSDQLDAILRTTEQATMEIMGLVEKHLDQMPQIEEICQRVKKGQVCPEDGFTLLAWQKSLNQDLLSIMTSLSFQDLTGQRIKKIIDALRQIEEQVFQLYVSSSLSLKVKEKNPDKDFEEIKQEAQAKMSELKGPQEKVKQEDVDELLAELGL
- a CDS encoding cation diffusion facilitator family transporter, which codes for MPKPNSLKSIFFALGANLAIFIAKLGAALFTGSGSLLAEAIHSLADTGNQLLLLWGLKLSRRPPTPKHPLGHGKAIFFWSFIVALLLFSMGGMFSIYEGFYKLKHPKTISYPFLALGVLLFSLLAEGISLIGCLKEINKVRKNQTLLTWFKKTRQSELLVVFGEDSAAIIGLTFAFLAIVLSIITQNPFYDALGSILIGILLIVIALAIGSEVYELLIGQGVEPEIKEKIIELLEKQPEIKQVLNLITLQLGPNVMVAVKAKMNLKKSALELVNDINQCEQILKKHFPQVKWIFFEPDIKK